A portion of the Gigantopelta aegis isolate Gae_Host chromosome 10, Gae_host_genome, whole genome shotgun sequence genome contains these proteins:
- the LOC121383684 gene encoding homeobox protein vent1-like yields MMIMDRPLEKKNSFSIENLSKSSVNDSKDEEKNIYEMTDRDEVPSSPERTLPYCLNMMQFQFSFPENYKPVSGIECDLGRLRPEFEKPVSGIECDLGRLRPEFEQSVSPVRKDDESSQSRNRNRSEADESQDVRTSTPKSFSSTSSGYSSITERSLTPTSDDDAHHVDRDTGRKKKARTAFTNSQIHALERRFLDQKYLAASERSDLASSLGLTDQQVKTWFQNRRMKEKRQHSNFKDDRQVPFPSGGVDIAQLHAFGLPYPPPPAAAMRGSFPAYLQGHGIRPDLTLPEVHGLARSFMPPGVGAHPMMMYPPPAPGYGFLPLPGHLNQLAMPNLGHSHSMFSKH; encoded by the exons CGAAAAGCAGCGTCAACGATTCCAAGGACGAGGAGAAAAACATTTACGAGATGACAGATCGCGATGAGGTTCCATCATCCCCGGAACGGACTCTGCCGTACTGCCTCAACATGATGCAGTTCCAGTTCTCCTTCCCAGAGAACTACAAGCCTGTGTCTGGTATTGAGTGTGATCTTGGTCGTCTGCGACCCGAGTTTGAAAAGCCTGTGTCTGGTATTGAGTGTGATCTTGGTCGTCTGCGACCCGAGTTTGAACAGAGTGTCTCGCCAGTGCGCAAAGATGATGAAAGTTCACAAAGTCGCAACAGAAACCGATCGGAAGCAGACGAGTCGCAGGACGTCCGCACCAGCACACCGAAAAGCTTCTCGTCCACCTCCTCTGGATACTCGAGTATCACGGAAAGAAGTCTCACGCCCACTTCAG aCGACGACGCGCACCACGTGGACCGCGACACTGGCAGGAAGAAGAAGGCGAGGACGGCGTTCACCAACTCCCAGATCCACGCGCTCGAACGACGATTCCTCGACCAGAAATATCTGGCGGCCAGCGAGCGCAGCGACCTGGCGTCCAGTCTAGGACTTACTGACCAGCAG gtTAAAACGTGGTTCCAGAACCGCCGAATGAAGGAGAAACGACAACACTCGAACTTTAAAGACGACCGCCAGGTTCCTTTCCCGTCAGGGGGCGTGGACATCGCGCAGCTTCACGCTTTTGGACTTCCGTATCCGCCTCCACCTGCCGCCGCCATGCGCGGATCGTTTCCGGCTTACCTCCAGGGACACGGGATTCGACCGGATCTGACGTTGCCGGAAGTTCACGGACTGGCGCGTTCCTTCATGCCACCAGGAGTTGGTGCCCATCCCATGATGATGTACCCACCCCCAGCACCAGGATACGGTTTCTTGCCTCTTCCAGGACACTTAAATCAACTAGCAATGCCTAACCTGGGACACTCACAttcaatgttttcaaaacattaa